One genomic region from Kineobactrum salinum encodes:
- a CDS encoding SCO family protein: MRKVLLLVLTLQVSLAWGEAVVLAPGYGELAYEPPAAGTYSLPSLGTAVDGRVLDGNGKALNLYDLLDDRLVLMGFIYTHCSDVNGCPLASHVMKKVQARLVALPELRDQVRLVSLSFDPEQDTPEAMRDYARHFQHEDFDWRFMTTDSETDLQPILDGYGQWRQKLYREDGSYSGSMAHVLRVYLIDRDKRIRNIYSAGFLHPDTVVNDIRTVLMEATAVAEGGR; encoded by the coding sequence ATGAGAAAGGTGTTACTACTGGTGCTCACTCTGCAGGTCTCCCTGGCCTGGGGAGAAGCCGTGGTGCTCGCCCCGGGCTACGGGGAGTTGGCCTACGAGCCTCCCGCCGCCGGCACCTATTCCCTCCCCTCCCTGGGCACAGCGGTCGACGGCCGGGTTCTCGATGGCAATGGCAAGGCGCTGAACCTGTATGATCTACTCGATGACCGGCTGGTGCTGATGGGCTTCATCTACACCCATTGCTCGGACGTGAACGGCTGCCCCCTGGCAAGCCATGTCATGAAAAAGGTACAGGCCCGCCTGGTAGCGCTGCCGGAACTGAGGGACCAGGTGCGGCTGGTGAGCCTGAGCTTCGATCCCGAACAGGATACACCCGAGGCCATGCGTGACTATGCGCGCCATTTCCAGCACGAGGATTTCGACTGGCGATTCATGACCACGGATTCCGAAACCGACCTGCAACCGATTCTGGACGGCTACGGGCAATGGCGCCAGAAGCTATATCGGGAGGACGGCAGCTACTCGGGCAGTATGGCTCACGTTCTCAGGGTTTACCTGATCGACCGGGACAAGCGCATCCGGAACATCTACAGCGCAGGTTTTCTGCACCCCGACACTGTGGTCAACGATATCCGGACAGTATTGATGGAGGCTACAGCAGTGGCTGAGGGCGGGCGTTAG
- a CDS encoding SDR family oxidoreductase, which produces MKTVLITGCSSGYGLETASYFHSQGWNVIATMRTPRKDLLPRSSRMHVVSLDVTKPESIACALEEYGSIDVLVNNAGVGLFGAFEVTPMATVREVFETNTFGVMAMAQAVLPQFRTRESGVIVNVTSNVTLAPFPLVAVYTASKAAIDGFTASLAFELEAFNVRVKLVEPGYAPSTRFTENGQQRMQGLISEPYLPFAEGCFASLAQRSTVTYESDVAEAVWRAANDESGILRFPAGADTLALAQAE; this is translated from the coding sequence ATGAAAACTGTACTCATCACAGGTTGCTCGTCCGGCTACGGCCTGGAAACGGCGAGCTATTTCCACTCGCAGGGTTGGAATGTCATCGCCACAATGCGAACGCCGCGAAAAGACTTGTTACCCCGTTCGTCCCGAATGCATGTTGTGTCCCTCGACGTTACAAAGCCGGAAAGCATTGCCTGTGCACTGGAGGAGTACGGCTCCATTGATGTACTCGTCAACAACGCGGGTGTCGGGCTCTTCGGTGCTTTCGAAGTGACGCCGATGGCTACTGTGCGCGAAGTGTTTGAAACCAATACCTTCGGCGTGATGGCGATGGCGCAGGCTGTTCTGCCGCAATTTCGCACTCGTGAGTCAGGGGTGATAGTTAACGTCACGTCGAACGTGACGCTGGCGCCGTTCCCCCTCGTGGCAGTGTATACTGCCAGCAAGGCGGCTATCGATGGCTTCACGGCTTCGCTTGCCTTCGAGCTGGAGGCGTTCAATGTGCGGGTCAAACTGGTCGAGCCAGGTTACGCGCCTTCCACACGGTTTACCGAGAATGGACAACAGCGTATGCAGGGCTTGATTTCCGAGCCATACCTGCCTTTCGCTGAAGGGTGTTTCGCTTCCCTGGCGCAACGTTCCACTGTGACGTACGAATCCGATGTTGCAGAGGCAGTATGGCGTGCTGCCAATGATGAATCTGGAATTCTTCGATTTCCGGCTGGTGCCGATACATTGGCTCTCGCTCAAGCGGAGTGA
- a CDS encoding AraC family transcriptional regulator, whose translation MVDPLSEVITLLQPRTVFSKIISGAGQWGVSYSAFEQPSFCTVLEGSCLLKVKEQEAITLKMGDFVLMPATPGFTMSGFEFVTPEQIDPKTTPSPTGEVRHGRQVGKPDVRMLAGHFLFDSPDASLLVSLLPVLLHVRGMERLSILVQLVRDESIEQRPGREHVLTRLVEVLLVEALRSTTEENAPAGLLRGLADTKLAAAMRLMHGDPARSWTVEELAKKAALSRSAFFERFTRAVGLPPMEYLLAWRMALAKDLLRRNNVAIAAIAERVGYGSASTFSTAFRRYVGLPPGRYARMDHGTQR comes from the coding sequence ATGGTCGACCCACTCTCGGAAGTCATCACATTGCTCCAGCCCCGAACCGTGTTCAGTAAAATCATCAGCGGCGCGGGCCAGTGGGGCGTTAGTTACTCTGCCTTTGAGCAACCCAGCTTCTGCACCGTCCTCGAAGGTAGCTGTCTCCTGAAAGTCAAGGAGCAAGAGGCCATAACACTTAAAATGGGCGACTTCGTGCTTATGCCCGCGACACCCGGTTTTACCATGTCCGGCTTCGAGTTTGTGACGCCGGAGCAAATCGACCCGAAAACGACACCTTCCCCAACGGGTGAGGTCCGCCATGGAAGACAGGTCGGTAAACCCGACGTGCGCATGCTGGCCGGACACTTCCTCTTTGATTCGCCTGACGCATCGTTGCTGGTATCACTATTGCCCGTGCTGTTGCACGTACGCGGCATGGAGAGGCTTTCTATACTGGTGCAACTCGTTCGAGACGAATCCATCGAGCAGCGTCCTGGCCGTGAACATGTTCTCACCAGGCTTGTGGAAGTGCTACTTGTCGAAGCTTTGCGGTCTACTACGGAAGAGAACGCTCCTGCCGGGCTGCTGCGTGGGTTGGCCGATACCAAACTTGCGGCAGCGATGCGTCTGATGCACGGTGATCCGGCTCGCTCCTGGACAGTCGAGGAGCTCGCAAAGAAGGCAGCGCTCTCGCGGTCCGCGTTCTTCGAACGATTTACTCGCGCCGTGGGGCTACCACCAATGGAGTATCTGCTGGCATGGCGCATGGCCCTCGCCAAAGATCTGCTCCGGAGAAATAATGTTGCAATCGCGGCAATCGCGGAACGGGTGGGTTATGGGTCTGCAAGCACATTCAGCACCGCATTCCGCCGATATGTCGGTCTACCACCGGGCCGTTACGCGCGAATGGACCATGGCACCCAACGATGA